Proteins encoded together in one Salvelinus fontinalis isolate EN_2023a chromosome 6, ASM2944872v1, whole genome shotgun sequence window:
- the LOC129858432 gene encoding germ cell nuclear acidic protein-like isoform X2: MDDDNHRLFQRVSQKLGWSEKGGLETAEEQLIKSISKTRRPATGDHFSRDLPPRVRLHLPDSEEEDQVSKGNSYRTKVLIESSDDDFDQFLVEQATPKAASRKHCSAANKVSEPVLVLSSDSDDGFENFLSRVKTPKPKPKEAERGSVDRNFIVDSFSSDDDFVLKKKKTPTSKGTSNTSKPSSSQLPVRRPLSQCDSPVFLSDSEDDGIVMKSTWRTRHPVRQPPTSRTHKVKVPQSNQEDILFPSPSPPSLSSPSSPPLHSSSSTPAPLPQRAHSAPSKLEDSASSEEEFLSLLDRIKKNHKTGNTPTPKHDTGPNQKPPLSAPRPKASKEACPRSVGRTPLDLKTPARLLVTKPTETRLQTSSLSFSSVSAAGCQTPGCFLQSLSGPGSSYSRNFKQIKEELTSKLYHLYNTSVFDSKLPSNMSVSWNNKMRKTAGYCITGQERGGGNRYARIQLSEKVCDSADRLRDTLVHEMCHAATWLINSVRDGHGPFWKLYARKATLAHPELPMVTRCHSYDINYKYQYQCSCCKNTLGRHSKSLDTQRFVCALCTGPLVLLNPAKPRAPTAFANFVKENYGSVRQNLVGQSHGEVMRKLSVDFATKTKLGQN; this comes from the exons ATGGATGACGACAATCACAGATTATTTCAAAGAGTTTCACAGAAACTGGGCTGGTCAGAGAAGGGAGGGTTGGAAACAGCAGAAGAACAG CTGATTAAGAGCATCAGTAAGACTCGGCGTCCGGCCACAGGCGATCACTTCTCCAGGGACCTTCCTCCCCGAGTCCGGCTACATCTGCCAGACAGTGAGGAAGAGGACCAGGTCTCCAAGGGCAACAGTTACAGGACCAAGGTGTTGATAGAGTCCAGCGATGATGATTTCGACCAGT TTCTTGTGGAGCAGGCTACACCCAAAGCTGCTTCTCGGAAACATTGCAGTGCTGCTAACAAAGTCAG TGAACCTGTCCTTGTATTAAGCTCAGACAGTGACGACGGCTTTGAAAACT TCCTGAGCCGTGTGAAAACTCCCAAGCCTAAGCCCAAGGAAGCGGAACGTGgcagtgtagacag AAACTTTATTGTCGACAGCTTTTCCTCCGACGATGACTTTGTCCTCAAGAAGAAAAAAACACCTACCTCCAAAG GTACCTCTAACACCTCTAAGCCGTCATCCTCCCAGCTCCCAGTCAGAAGACCCCTGTCCCAGTGTGACTCCCCAGTTTTCCTCAGCGACAGTGAAGATGATGGTATCGTGATGAAGAGCACATGGAGGACGCGCCACCCTGTGCGCCAGCCGCCGACGTCTCGGACACACAAGGTCAAAGTTCCACAAAGTAACCAGGAGGACATCCTCTTTCCCTcgccctcccctccttctctgtcctctcccagCTCTCCGCCTctccactcttcctcttccacccCGGCCCCCCTTCCACAGCGAGCCCACTCAGCCCCGTCGAAGCTGGAGGACTCAGCCAGCTCAGAGGAGGAGTTCCTCAGCTTACTGGACAGAATTAAGAAGAACCACAAGACCGGTAACACCCCAACACCTAAACATGACACAG GGCCCAATCAGAAGCCCCCCCTGTCAGCTCCACGGCCCAAAGCCTCGAAAGAGGCGTGCCCTCGGTCGGTAGGGAGAACACCATTGGATCTGAAGACTCCAGCGCGGCTACTTGTCACTAAACCCACAGAGACCAGACTCCAGACCAGCAGCCTTTCCTTCTCCAG TGTGTCAGCAGCAGGGTGTCAGACTCCGGGATGTTTCCTCCAGTCTCTGTCTGGACCAGGCTCCAGCTACAGCCGTAACTTCAAGCAGATCAAGGAGGAGCTCACCAGCAAACTGTATCACCTGTACAACACCAGCGTGTTCGACAGCaag CTGCCCAGTAACATGTCAGTGAGCTGGAATAACAAGATGAGGAAGACTGCTGGCTACTGCATCACagggcaggagagaggaggagggaaccgATACGCCCGTATCCAGCTCTCTGAGAAAGTCTGTGACTCTGCAG ACCGCCTGCGAGACACGTTAGTCCATGAGATGTGCCACGCTGCCACCTGGTTGATCAACAGTGTGAGGGATGGGCACGGCCCCTTCTGGAAGCTGTATGCCCGCAAGGCCACGCTGGCACACCCCGAGCTGCCCATGGTCACCCGCTGCCACAGCTACGACATTAACTACAAGTACCAGTACCAGTGCAGCTGCTGCAAAaacac ACTCGGCCGCCACTCTAAGTCTCTGGACACCCAGAGGTTTGTGTGTGCCCTCTGTACGGGTCCGCTGGTCCTGCTCAACCCCGCCAAGCCCCGGGCGCCCACGGCCTTCGCCAACTTCGTCAAGGAGAACTATGGCAGTGTTCGCCAAAACCTGGTGGGTCAGAGCCACGGTGAGGTAATGAGGAAACTCAGTGTTGACTTTGCCACCAAGACCAAACTCGGCCAgaactga
- the LOC129858432 gene encoding germ cell nuclear acidic protein-like isoform X1, producing the protein MDDDNHRLFQRVSQKLGWSEKGGLETAEEQLIKSISKTRRPATGDHFSRDLPPRVRLHLPDSEEEDQVSKGNSYRTKVLIESSDDDFDQFLVEQATPKAASRKHCSAANKVSEPVLVLSSDSDDGFENFLSRVKTPKPKPKEAERGSVDSLRNFIVDSFSSDDDFVLKKKKTPTSKGTSNTSKPSSSQLPVRRPLSQCDSPVFLSDSEDDGIVMKSTWRTRHPVRQPPTSRTHKVKVPQSNQEDILFPSPSPPSLSSPSSPPLHSSSSTPAPLPQRAHSAPSKLEDSASSEEEFLSLLDRIKKNHKTGNTPTPKHDTGPNQKPPLSAPRPKASKEACPRSVGRTPLDLKTPARLLVTKPTETRLQTSSLSFSSVSAAGCQTPGCFLQSLSGPGSSYSRNFKQIKEELTSKLYHLYNTSVFDSKLPSNMSVSWNNKMRKTAGYCITGQERGGGNRYARIQLSEKVCDSADRLRDTLVHEMCHAATWLINSVRDGHGPFWKLYARKATLAHPELPMVTRCHSYDINYKYQYQCSCCKNTLGRHSKSLDTQRFVCALCTGPLVLLNPAKPRAPTAFANFVKENYGSVRQNLVGQSHGEVMRKLSVDFATKTKLGQN; encoded by the exons ATGGATGACGACAATCACAGATTATTTCAAAGAGTTTCACAGAAACTGGGCTGGTCAGAGAAGGGAGGGTTGGAAACAGCAGAAGAACAG CTGATTAAGAGCATCAGTAAGACTCGGCGTCCGGCCACAGGCGATCACTTCTCCAGGGACCTTCCTCCCCGAGTCCGGCTACATCTGCCAGACAGTGAGGAAGAGGACCAGGTCTCCAAGGGCAACAGTTACAGGACCAAGGTGTTGATAGAGTCCAGCGATGATGATTTCGACCAGT TTCTTGTGGAGCAGGCTACACCCAAAGCTGCTTCTCGGAAACATTGCAGTGCTGCTAACAAAGTCAG TGAACCTGTCCTTGTATTAAGCTCAGACAGTGACGACGGCTTTGAAAACT TCCTGAGCCGTGTGAAAACTCCCAAGCCTAAGCCCAAGGAAGCGGAACGTGgcagtgtagacag CCTCAGAAACTTTATTGTCGACAGCTTTTCCTCCGACGATGACTTTGTCCTCAAGAAGAAAAAAACACCTACCTCCAAAG GTACCTCTAACACCTCTAAGCCGTCATCCTCCCAGCTCCCAGTCAGAAGACCCCTGTCCCAGTGTGACTCCCCAGTTTTCCTCAGCGACAGTGAAGATGATGGTATCGTGATGAAGAGCACATGGAGGACGCGCCACCCTGTGCGCCAGCCGCCGACGTCTCGGACACACAAGGTCAAAGTTCCACAAAGTAACCAGGAGGACATCCTCTTTCCCTcgccctcccctccttctctgtcctctcccagCTCTCCGCCTctccactcttcctcttccacccCGGCCCCCCTTCCACAGCGAGCCCACTCAGCCCCGTCGAAGCTGGAGGACTCAGCCAGCTCAGAGGAGGAGTTCCTCAGCTTACTGGACAGAATTAAGAAGAACCACAAGACCGGTAACACCCCAACACCTAAACATGACACAG GGCCCAATCAGAAGCCCCCCCTGTCAGCTCCACGGCCCAAAGCCTCGAAAGAGGCGTGCCCTCGGTCGGTAGGGAGAACACCATTGGATCTGAAGACTCCAGCGCGGCTACTTGTCACTAAACCCACAGAGACCAGACTCCAGACCAGCAGCCTTTCCTTCTCCAG TGTGTCAGCAGCAGGGTGTCAGACTCCGGGATGTTTCCTCCAGTCTCTGTCTGGACCAGGCTCCAGCTACAGCCGTAACTTCAAGCAGATCAAGGAGGAGCTCACCAGCAAACTGTATCACCTGTACAACACCAGCGTGTTCGACAGCaag CTGCCCAGTAACATGTCAGTGAGCTGGAATAACAAGATGAGGAAGACTGCTGGCTACTGCATCACagggcaggagagaggaggagggaaccgATACGCCCGTATCCAGCTCTCTGAGAAAGTCTGTGACTCTGCAG ACCGCCTGCGAGACACGTTAGTCCATGAGATGTGCCACGCTGCCACCTGGTTGATCAACAGTGTGAGGGATGGGCACGGCCCCTTCTGGAAGCTGTATGCCCGCAAGGCCACGCTGGCACACCCCGAGCTGCCCATGGTCACCCGCTGCCACAGCTACGACATTAACTACAAGTACCAGTACCAGTGCAGCTGCTGCAAAaacac ACTCGGCCGCCACTCTAAGTCTCTGGACACCCAGAGGTTTGTGTGTGCCCTCTGTACGGGTCCGCTGGTCCTGCTCAACCCCGCCAAGCCCCGGGCGCCCACGGCCTTCGCCAACTTCGTCAAGGAGAACTATGGCAGTGTTCGCCAAAACCTGGTGGGTCAGAGCCACGGTGAGGTAATGAGGAAACTCAGTGTTGACTTTGCCACCAAGACCAAACTCGGCCAgaactga
- the LOC129858432 gene encoding germ cell nuclear acidic protein-like isoform X4 translates to MDDDNHRLFQRVSQKLGWSEKGGLETAEEQLIKSISKTRRPATGDHFSRDLPPRVRLHLPDSEEEDQVSKGNSYRTKVLIESSDDDFDQFLVEQATPKAASRKHCSAANKVSEPVLVLSSDSDDGFENFLSRVKTPKPKPKEAERGSVDSLRNFIVDSFSSDDDFVLKKKKTPTSKGTSNTSKPSSSQLPVRRPLSQCDSPVFLSDSEDDGIVMKSTWRTRHPVRQPPTSRTHKVKVPQSNQEDILFPSPSPPSLSSPSSPPLHSSSSTPAPLPQRAHSAPSKLEDSASSEEEFLSLLDRIKKNHKTGPNQKPPLSAPRPKASKEACPRSVGRTPLDLKTPARLLVTKPTETRLQTSSLSFSSVSAAGCQTPGCFLQSLSGPGSSYSRNFKQIKEELTSKLYHLYNTSVFDSKLPSNMSVSWNNKMRKTAGYCITGQERGGGNRYARIQLSEKVCDSADRLRDTLVHEMCHAATWLINSVRDGHGPFWKLYARKATLAHPELPMVTRCHSYDINYKYQYQCSCCKNTLGRHSKSLDTQRFVCALCTGPLVLLNPAKPRAPTAFANFVKENYGSVRQNLVGQSHGEVMRKLSVDFATKTKLGQN, encoded by the exons ATGGATGACGACAATCACAGATTATTTCAAAGAGTTTCACAGAAACTGGGCTGGTCAGAGAAGGGAGGGTTGGAAACAGCAGAAGAACAG CTGATTAAGAGCATCAGTAAGACTCGGCGTCCGGCCACAGGCGATCACTTCTCCAGGGACCTTCCTCCCCGAGTCCGGCTACATCTGCCAGACAGTGAGGAAGAGGACCAGGTCTCCAAGGGCAACAGTTACAGGACCAAGGTGTTGATAGAGTCCAGCGATGATGATTTCGACCAGT TTCTTGTGGAGCAGGCTACACCCAAAGCTGCTTCTCGGAAACATTGCAGTGCTGCTAACAAAGTCAG TGAACCTGTCCTTGTATTAAGCTCAGACAGTGACGACGGCTTTGAAAACT TCCTGAGCCGTGTGAAAACTCCCAAGCCTAAGCCCAAGGAAGCGGAACGTGgcagtgtagacag CCTCAGAAACTTTATTGTCGACAGCTTTTCCTCCGACGATGACTTTGTCCTCAAGAAGAAAAAAACACCTACCTCCAAAG GTACCTCTAACACCTCTAAGCCGTCATCCTCCCAGCTCCCAGTCAGAAGACCCCTGTCCCAGTGTGACTCCCCAGTTTTCCTCAGCGACAGTGAAGATGATGGTATCGTGATGAAGAGCACATGGAGGACGCGCCACCCTGTGCGCCAGCCGCCGACGTCTCGGACACACAAGGTCAAAGTTCCACAAAGTAACCAGGAGGACATCCTCTTTCCCTcgccctcccctccttctctgtcctctcccagCTCTCCGCCTctccactcttcctcttccacccCGGCCCCCCTTCCACAGCGAGCCCACTCAGCCCCGTCGAAGCTGGAGGACTCAGCCAGCTCAGAGGAGGAGTTCCTCAGCTTACTGGACAGAATTAAGAAGAACCACAAGACCG GGCCCAATCAGAAGCCCCCCCTGTCAGCTCCACGGCCCAAAGCCTCGAAAGAGGCGTGCCCTCGGTCGGTAGGGAGAACACCATTGGATCTGAAGACTCCAGCGCGGCTACTTGTCACTAAACCCACAGAGACCAGACTCCAGACCAGCAGCCTTTCCTTCTCCAG TGTGTCAGCAGCAGGGTGTCAGACTCCGGGATGTTTCCTCCAGTCTCTGTCTGGACCAGGCTCCAGCTACAGCCGTAACTTCAAGCAGATCAAGGAGGAGCTCACCAGCAAACTGTATCACCTGTACAACACCAGCGTGTTCGACAGCaag CTGCCCAGTAACATGTCAGTGAGCTGGAATAACAAGATGAGGAAGACTGCTGGCTACTGCATCACagggcaggagagaggaggagggaaccgATACGCCCGTATCCAGCTCTCTGAGAAAGTCTGTGACTCTGCAG ACCGCCTGCGAGACACGTTAGTCCATGAGATGTGCCACGCTGCCACCTGGTTGATCAACAGTGTGAGGGATGGGCACGGCCCCTTCTGGAAGCTGTATGCCCGCAAGGCCACGCTGGCACACCCCGAGCTGCCCATGGTCACCCGCTGCCACAGCTACGACATTAACTACAAGTACCAGTACCAGTGCAGCTGCTGCAAAaacac ACTCGGCCGCCACTCTAAGTCTCTGGACACCCAGAGGTTTGTGTGTGCCCTCTGTACGGGTCCGCTGGTCCTGCTCAACCCCGCCAAGCCCCGGGCGCCCACGGCCTTCGCCAACTTCGTCAAGGAGAACTATGGCAGTGTTCGCCAAAACCTGGTGGGTCAGAGCCACGGTGAGGTAATGAGGAAACTCAGTGTTGACTTTGCCACCAAGACCAAACTCGGCCAgaactga
- the LOC129858432 gene encoding germ cell nuclear acidic protein-like isoform X3, translating to MDDDNHRLFQRVSQKLGWSEKGGLETAEEQLIKSISKTRRPATGDHFSRDLPPRVRLHLPDSEEEDQVSKGNSYRTKVLIESSDDDFDQFLVEQATPKAASRKHCSAANKVSEPVLVLSSDSDDGFENFLSRVKTPKPKPKEAERGSVDSFSSDDDFVLKKKKTPTSKGTSNTSKPSSSQLPVRRPLSQCDSPVFLSDSEDDGIVMKSTWRTRHPVRQPPTSRTHKVKVPQSNQEDILFPSPSPPSLSSPSSPPLHSSSSTPAPLPQRAHSAPSKLEDSASSEEEFLSLLDRIKKNHKTGNTPTPKHDTGPNQKPPLSAPRPKASKEACPRSVGRTPLDLKTPARLLVTKPTETRLQTSSLSFSSVSAAGCQTPGCFLQSLSGPGSSYSRNFKQIKEELTSKLYHLYNTSVFDSKLPSNMSVSWNNKMRKTAGYCITGQERGGGNRYARIQLSEKVCDSADRLRDTLVHEMCHAATWLINSVRDGHGPFWKLYARKATLAHPELPMVTRCHSYDINYKYQYQCSCCKNTLGRHSKSLDTQRFVCALCTGPLVLLNPAKPRAPTAFANFVKENYGSVRQNLVGQSHGEVMRKLSVDFATKTKLGQN from the exons ATGGATGACGACAATCACAGATTATTTCAAAGAGTTTCACAGAAACTGGGCTGGTCAGAGAAGGGAGGGTTGGAAACAGCAGAAGAACAG CTGATTAAGAGCATCAGTAAGACTCGGCGTCCGGCCACAGGCGATCACTTCTCCAGGGACCTTCCTCCCCGAGTCCGGCTACATCTGCCAGACAGTGAGGAAGAGGACCAGGTCTCCAAGGGCAACAGTTACAGGACCAAGGTGTTGATAGAGTCCAGCGATGATGATTTCGACCAGT TTCTTGTGGAGCAGGCTACACCCAAAGCTGCTTCTCGGAAACATTGCAGTGCTGCTAACAAAGTCAG TGAACCTGTCCTTGTATTAAGCTCAGACAGTGACGACGGCTTTGAAAACT TCCTGAGCCGTGTGAAAACTCCCAAGCCTAAGCCCAAGGAAGCGGAACGTGgcagtgtagacag CTTTTCCTCCGACGATGACTTTGTCCTCAAGAAGAAAAAAACACCTACCTCCAAAG GTACCTCTAACACCTCTAAGCCGTCATCCTCCCAGCTCCCAGTCAGAAGACCCCTGTCCCAGTGTGACTCCCCAGTTTTCCTCAGCGACAGTGAAGATGATGGTATCGTGATGAAGAGCACATGGAGGACGCGCCACCCTGTGCGCCAGCCGCCGACGTCTCGGACACACAAGGTCAAAGTTCCACAAAGTAACCAGGAGGACATCCTCTTTCCCTcgccctcccctccttctctgtcctctcccagCTCTCCGCCTctccactcttcctcttccacccCGGCCCCCCTTCCACAGCGAGCCCACTCAGCCCCGTCGAAGCTGGAGGACTCAGCCAGCTCAGAGGAGGAGTTCCTCAGCTTACTGGACAGAATTAAGAAGAACCACAAGACCGGTAACACCCCAACACCTAAACATGACACAG GGCCCAATCAGAAGCCCCCCCTGTCAGCTCCACGGCCCAAAGCCTCGAAAGAGGCGTGCCCTCGGTCGGTAGGGAGAACACCATTGGATCTGAAGACTCCAGCGCGGCTACTTGTCACTAAACCCACAGAGACCAGACTCCAGACCAGCAGCCTTTCCTTCTCCAG TGTGTCAGCAGCAGGGTGTCAGACTCCGGGATGTTTCCTCCAGTCTCTGTCTGGACCAGGCTCCAGCTACAGCCGTAACTTCAAGCAGATCAAGGAGGAGCTCACCAGCAAACTGTATCACCTGTACAACACCAGCGTGTTCGACAGCaag CTGCCCAGTAACATGTCAGTGAGCTGGAATAACAAGATGAGGAAGACTGCTGGCTACTGCATCACagggcaggagagaggaggagggaaccgATACGCCCGTATCCAGCTCTCTGAGAAAGTCTGTGACTCTGCAG ACCGCCTGCGAGACACGTTAGTCCATGAGATGTGCCACGCTGCCACCTGGTTGATCAACAGTGTGAGGGATGGGCACGGCCCCTTCTGGAAGCTGTATGCCCGCAAGGCCACGCTGGCACACCCCGAGCTGCCCATGGTCACCCGCTGCCACAGCTACGACATTAACTACAAGTACCAGTACCAGTGCAGCTGCTGCAAAaacac ACTCGGCCGCCACTCTAAGTCTCTGGACACCCAGAGGTTTGTGTGTGCCCTCTGTACGGGTCCGCTGGTCCTGCTCAACCCCGCCAAGCCCCGGGCGCCCACGGCCTTCGCCAACTTCGTCAAGGAGAACTATGGCAGTGTTCGCCAAAACCTGGTGGGTCAGAGCCACGGTGAGGTAATGAGGAAACTCAGTGTTGACTTTGCCACCAAGACCAAACTCGGCCAgaactga